From a single Sander vitreus isolate 19-12246 chromosome 4, sanVit1, whole genome shotgun sequence genomic region:
- the cyld2 gene encoding ubiquitin carboxyl-terminal hydrolase CYLD, with amino-acid sequence MEPKTVLKEKFFIVIRGKTRKGFCRGCIGRVEAELQPGELIGLMYCGGSNAGSPKSGGIVRREDTYPLTRHQAQLLLFVYPASKRLELLCNPQLFSAICKLSQDDLVVVKNKKGHLPGVVKNLMQIGRKENKDDLHMLGFEVEFVDSDHNLSSKKPAPLPLFSAADIVQVVPSYSLPLGLHWKDGQCGGLNRKAVTRINSMPNIGSRARQVSDNDTERSVIHSQSSSTSHVPLEVGSMVEVVSNTGITVYGVVQWLGALEGKTGEWAGIELDYEVNGCSDGMYGSQRYFTCKGNRALFIPVTKCSPDSRFFCSSTGRETSKPTDTSPVPPFDDTDENAPPIPESKALSLLVGRMKGIQGHINSCYLDATLFSLFGSSMTLENICQKPADMDKPITCTLRKIVNCLRRQGFVPAASVMNFRKQLGCDTFRTEEKDPEEFITVLFQKVLCMEPLLKLRSRQEICHGAYTFQVFLEKEQMGQMPTVQQLLDTSCLSGDLKFEEMPSCLMVQMPRFGNKYKMFSHIIPSTELDITDLLYNSPRECFVCGHLAEYECLHCLPDRKLQPGRIKQYCSTCNTQVHTHPSRQGHSPKTLAVPADVASNTPVPRHMMQLFAVLCIQTSHYVSFVKYGSDPHSWLFFDSMADRCGDDQHGYNIPEIRACPELGDFLSQPEEELAWSNPSQAPELVRRLLCDSYMFLYQNPTTPLSKPNDQE; translated from the exons ATGGAGCCCAAAACTGTACTAAAGGAGAAGTTTTTCATCGTGATACGCGGGAAAACGAGGAAAGGCTTCTGCCGAGGATGTATTGGCCGTGTGGAGGCAGAGTTGCAGCCTGGAGAGCTGATAGGGCTGATGTACTGCGGTGGCAGCAATGCAGGGAGCCCCAAGAGCGGAGGCATCGTGAGGAGGGAGGACACATACCCTCTGACCCGCCACCAGGCCCAGCTCCTGCTCTTTGTTTACCCCGCAAGCAAACGCCTGGAGCTGCTGTGTAACCCCCAGCTGTTCTCGGCTATCTGTAAACTGTCTCAGGATGATCTGGTGGTGGTGAAGAACAAGAAGGGACACCTGCCAGGGGTGGTGAAGAACCTGATGCAAATTGGGAGGAAGGAGAACAAAGACGACCTGCACATGCTTGGCTTTGAGGTGGAATTTGTG GACAGTGATCACAATTTGTCATCCAAGAAACCTGCTCCTCTGCCCTTGTTCAGTGCGGCAGACATCGTCCAGGTGGTCCCATCTTACTCCCTTCCCCTCGGACTGCACTGGAAAGATGGCCAATGTGGGG GTCTAAACAGAAAAGCGGTGACGCGCATCAACTCCATGCCGAATATAGGATCTCGTGCACGACAAGTGAGCGACAACGATACAGAGCGGAGTGTCATTCACAGCCAAAGTTCAAGCACATCTCATGTGCCTTTGGAGGTGGGATCCATGGTAGAGGTGGTGTCTAACACAGGGATCACAGTATACGGGGTTGTCCAGTGGTTGGGGGCCCTTGAAGGGAAGACTGGTGAATGGGCTGGGATTGAATTG GACTATGAGGTGAATGGCTGCTCTGATGGGATGTATGGAAGCCAGAGGTATTTCACCTGCAAAGGGAACAGGGCTTTGTTCATTCCTGTCACAAAGTGCAGTCCTGATAGCAGGTTCTTCTGCTCCTCTACTGGAAGGGAGACCTCCAAACCCACTGACACATCTCCAG TTCCTCCATTTGACGACACAGATGAGAATGCACCACCTATTCCTGAGTCAAAGGCATTGTCTTTGTTAGTGGGAAGAATGAAAGGGATTCAGGGTCACATCAACTCCTGTTACCTTGATGCCACACTCTTCAG TTTGTTCGGCTCATCCATGACCCTGGAGAATATCTGCCAAAAGCCTGCTGACATGGACAAACCCATAACCTGCACGCTTAGAAAAATAGTCAACTGTTTGCGCAG ACAAGGGTTTGTGCCTGCTGCGAGTGTGATGAATTTCCGTAAACAGCTTGGCTGCGACACCTTCCGAACAGAGGAAAAAG ACCCAGAAGAGTTCATCACAGTCCTCTTTCAGAAAGTGCTTTGCATGGAGCCACTGCTTAAGCTCAG aTCGAGACAAGAAATATGTCACGGTGCCTATACCTTCCAGGTCTTTCTAGAAAAAGAACAGATGGGACAGATGCCCACTGTCCAACAGCTGCTGGACACATCCTGCCTGTCAGGAGACCTCAAGTTTGAAGAG ATGCCGTCCTGTCTAATGGTTCAGATGCCACGGTTTGGAAACAAGTATAAGATGTTTTCTCACATCATTCCCTCCACTGAGCTGGACATCACAGATCTTCTATACAATT CTCCAAGGGAATGCTTCGTTTGTGGGCATTTGGCAGAGTACGAGTGTCTTCATTGTCTACCAGATCGCAAATTGCAACCAGGGAGAATAAAACAGTACTGCTCTACCTGCAACACACAG GTTCACACACATCCGTCGCGGCAGGGTCACTCCCCCAAAACTCTAGCAGTACCAGCAGATGTAGCCTCTAATACTCCTGTGCCCAGGCACATGATGCAGCTGTTTGCTGTGCTCTGCATTCAAACAAGCCACTATGTGTCCTTTGTCAAATACGGCTCTGATCCCCACTCCTGGCTCTTTTTTGACAGCATGGCAGACAGATGCG GTGATGATCAACATGGCTACAACATTCCTGAGATCCGAGCTTGTCCTGAGCTAGGTGACTTCCTGTCCCAGCCGGAGGAGGAGCTGGCTTGGTCCAACCCCTCCCAGGCTCCTGAACTTGTGCGCAGGTTGCTGTGTGACTCCTATATGTTTTTATACCAAAACCCAACCACGCCACTTTCAAAACCCAACGATCAGGAATAG
- the LOC144517451 gene encoding glutathione hydrolase 7-like, with amino-acid sequence MDVTLETKLNRPLTFSYKSFACSSQVADGSSPRDFTCDWNKNYLSHLPKDIPLKQLASGSPNLFDRSLSNLKETDKDCSSQDTLLCVYVVSSAFVIGVTIALILNIYLGGRLMYVKGEVVSDHERCTALGQRVLRDRGSSVDAAISAALCLGVVHPHVSGVGGGGVMLVHDIHKNETRVINFQGTAPKTLKEEMLRNVSELKAGLQVGVPGLLRGLHCAHSLYGSLSWEDVVNRAAAVAKEGFNVSFDLAEAISKVKGEQLSQRFRDIFLPDGQALLPGSFLRMSSLAGVLEAGLSNFYNGNLSREMEDEVRTNGGVLSRDDLSNYSVQVEQPVEGLYNEFIIQVPPPPSAGAVLILALNVLEGLHLNGNNTENQTHHFVAEALKGSLAMASGLGDPNYNSSVTELLSDMLSKSHAEVLHQRINSSQTSPPKYDSIVHSLQTELISGQVVVMGPDDLIVSVASSLSMPFGSRIITRSGVILNSLMLDFSWPSKSPGQILTNQKNRVQPGKMHLSSLMPTIVVPTWHTCGIYVALSSSAGQQSLSVITQVLISALSFHKEKNDSLSLRRLQPQSQPNRPLADL; translated from the exons ATGGATGTTACTCTTGAAACAAAACTTAACAGGCCATTAACATTCAGTTACAAAAGTTTTGCTTGTTCATCTCAAGTGGCCGATGGCTCATCACCAAGGGACTTTACATGTGACTGGAATAAAAACT ACCTCAGCCATCTCCCAAAGGACATCCCTCTGAAACAGCTGGCTTCTGGTAGCCCAAATTTGTTTGACCGAAGCCTTTCTAACCTCAAAGAGACCGACAAGGACTGCTCCAGTCAGGACACACTCCTATGTGTCTATGTTGTATCCAGCGCCTTTGTCATTGGAGTGACCATTGCTTTGATCCTGAATATTTACCTAGGGGGACGTTTG atgtaTGTAAAAGGTGAGGTAGTGTCGGATCACGAGCGCTGCACTGCACTCGGCCAGAGAGTCCTTCGTGATCGTGGATCCAGTGTGGATGCAGCCATCTCTGCCGCCTTGTGTTTGGGTGTTGTCCATCCACATGTGTCAGGTGTTGGTGG AGGTGGGGTGATGCTGGTTCATGACATCCATAAGAATGAAACCAGGGTGATTAATTTTCAGGGAACTGCACCTAAAACACTTAAAGAGGAGATGCTGCGGAATGTTTCAGAACTAAAG GCAGGTCTGCAAGTGGGTGTGCCAGGTCTGCTCAGAGGGTTACACTGTGCTCACAGCTTGTACGGGAG TCTATCATGGGAGGATGTGGTCAACAGAGCCGCTGCTGTCGCCAAAGAAGGTTTCAATGTGTCTTTTGATCTTG CTGAAGCTATATCAAAGGTAAAAGGTGAGCAGCTGTCGCAACGTTTCAGGGACATATTCCTCCCTGATGGCCAAGCTTTGCTTCCTGGTTCATTTCTGAGGATGTCCAGTCTGGCTGGAGTCCTCGAGGCTGGTCTGTCAAACTTTTATAATGGAAACCTCTCCCGAGAGATGGAGGATGAG GTGCGAACTAATGGAGGGGTCCTGAGCAGAGACGACCTCAGTAACTACAGTGTTCAAGTGGAGCAGCCAGTGGAAGGCCTGTACAATG AATTTATTATTCAAGTTCCTCCTCCCCCATCTGCTGGTGCAGTGTTGATATTGGCGCTCAATGTTTTGGAGGGCCTCCATCTCAATGGGaacaacacagaaaatcaaacacaCCACTTTGTTGCTGAG GCTCTGAAAGGATCTTTAGCTATGGCGAGTGGTTTGGGTGACCCTAACTATAACTCTTCAGTGACTGAGCTGCTCTCTGACATGCTAAG TAAGAGTCATGCTGAAGTGCTTCACCAGAGGATCAATTCCTCCCAAACCTCTCCACCCAAGTACGACTCCATCGTCCACTCCCTACAGACAGAGCTGATTTCTGGACAAGTAGTAGTCATGGGACCAGATGACCTCATTGTGTCAGTTGCAAG TTCCTTGAGCATGCCATTCGGGAGCAGAATCATAACACGGTCAGGTGTTATTCTCAACAGCCTCATGCTTGACTTCTCCTGGCCAAGCAAAAGCCCAGGGCAAATCTTAACCAACCAG AAAAACAGAGTCCAGCCAGGAAAGATGCACCTGTCATCTCTCATGCCCACAATAGTGGTGCCAACGTGGCATACATGTGGAATCTACGTGGCACTAAGCAGTTCAGCTGGACAACAGAGTTTGAGCGTGATCACCCAG GTGTTGATCAGTGCTCTGTCCTTCCATAAAGAGAAAAATGACAGCCTCTCCCTGAGAAGACTCCAACCGCAAAGTCAGCCAAACAGACCTCTTGCTGACC TGTGA